In one Ralstonia pickettii genomic region, the following are encoded:
- a CDS encoding acyl-CoA dehydrogenase family protein produces MTTETAIFPETETLAAPAPQSAKALAAQFARTAVERDAVGGTPLAERDALRRSGLLSLAIPKRYGGHGASWAETLDTVREFAQVDSSIAHVYGFHHLLLATVRLFARPDQWEPWYEQTARKHWFWGNALNPLDDRTIVRRFDGWYEFSGKKSFCSGALDSQMLIASGIDEHSHKLLVAAVPTARAGITLNHDWNAFGQRQTDSGSALFEKVRVEENELLRDPGPLTTPFSSLRPLLAQLVFVHLFLGLAEGAFEQARHYTLHEARPWHRSAAKRASEDPYTLAHYGEFFVGLESVRLLARQAATRFDEAWAHGPALTAHARGHVGVAVATAKVAATRVGLDLTSRMFETTGARATHGALALDRFWRNLRTQTLHDPVDYKLHELGDWALNGTLPEPSFYS; encoded by the coding sequence ATGACAACAGAAACGGCAATCTTTCCTGAAACCGAAACCCTTGCTGCGCCGGCCCCGCAATCCGCCAAGGCACTGGCTGCCCAGTTCGCCCGAACGGCGGTGGAACGCGATGCCGTGGGTGGCACGCCCTTGGCCGAACGCGACGCGTTGCGGCGCAGCGGCCTGCTCTCCCTGGCGATTCCCAAGCGCTATGGCGGGCACGGTGCCAGTTGGGCCGAGACGTTGGATACCGTGCGCGAGTTCGCGCAGGTGGATAGCTCCATCGCCCACGTTTATGGCTTCCACCATCTGCTCTTGGCCACCGTGCGACTGTTTGCACGGCCGGACCAGTGGGAGCCGTGGTACGAGCAGACCGCGCGCAAGCACTGGTTCTGGGGCAACGCGTTGAACCCGCTGGACGATCGCACCATCGTGCGCCGGTTCGACGGCTGGTACGAGTTCTCAGGCAAGAAGAGCTTCTGCTCGGGCGCCTTGGATTCGCAAATGCTGATTGCCTCGGGCATCGATGAACACAGTCACAAGCTGCTGGTTGCAGCGGTCCCGACTGCACGCGCCGGCATCACGCTCAACCACGACTGGAATGCTTTCGGGCAACGCCAGACGGACAGCGGCAGCGCCCTGTTCGAAAAGGTCCGAGTGGAAGAGAACGAACTGCTCCGCGATCCGGGGCCGCTCACCACGCCTTTTTCGTCGTTGCGCCCGTTGCTGGCGCAGCTGGTGTTCGTGCACCTGTTCCTGGGCCTGGCAGAAGGTGCGTTCGAGCAGGCCCGGCATTACACGCTGCATGAGGCGCGACCGTGGCATCGGTCTGCAGCCAAGCGTGCAAGCGAAGATCCGTACACGCTGGCCCACTACGGTGAGTTCTTTGTCGGCCTGGAAAGCGTACGCCTGCTGGCCCGGCAGGCGGCCACACGGTTTGATGAAGCGTGGGCGCACGGCCCCGCGCTGACCGCGCACGCGCGCGGTCATGTTGGTGTCGCAGTCGCCACTGCCAAGGTCGCAGCCACGCGGGTCGGGCTCGATCTGACCAGCCGGATGTTCGAGACGACCGGCGCACGCGCCACGCATGGCGCGCTCGCGCTGGATCGCTTCTGGCGGAACCTGCGCACGCAGACGCTGCACGACCCCGTCGATTACAAGCTGCACGAGCTGGGCGACTGGGCGCTGAATGGCACGCTGCCCGAACCTTCCTTCTATTCCTGA
- a CDS encoding amino acid ABC transporter permease codes for MPDTLFATLLHWSPALLRGLGINVGISLLAVGLGTLVGLAIGALHLSPVRGLRHLAGVYVIAFRNAPWLVLVYGIAYAVPFEIVVRGHVIPFPDWLKVTFALALPASAHVAEIFRGAVQSIPQTQWEAAASLAFTRRDILWRIVLPQCVQRMLPSWMNLYAVITMGTALASLVGVHDLLDTAQIASNTVNRTPFTVLTYFTVLALFFLYCYPISRLTRRMERAHVAA; via the coding sequence ATGCCTGACACCCTTTTCGCCACGCTTTTGCATTGGTCACCCGCATTGCTTCGGGGGCTGGGCATCAACGTCGGCATCAGCTTGCTGGCCGTCGGGCTGGGCACTCTCGTCGGGCTGGCGATTGGCGCCCTGCACTTGTCGCCGGTGCGTGGGCTAAGACATCTCGCCGGCGTTTATGTCATCGCGTTCCGCAATGCGCCTTGGCTTGTGCTGGTCTACGGCATTGCGTATGCGGTGCCTTTCGAAATTGTCGTGCGCGGCCACGTGATCCCGTTTCCGGATTGGCTCAAGGTGACGTTCGCGCTGGCATTGCCGGCAAGTGCTCATGTGGCGGAAATCTTCCGTGGCGCAGTGCAGTCGATCCCGCAGACGCAGTGGGAAGCCGCTGCGTCGTTGGCATTTACGCGGCGGGACATCCTTTGGCGCATCGTGCTGCCGCAGTGCGTGCAGCGCATGCTGCCTTCGTGGATGAACCTGTATGCCGTCATCACCATGGGCACGGCGCTGGCGTCTCTGGTGGGCGTGCACGATCTGCTCGACACTGCCCAGATCGCCAGCAACACGGTCAACCGCACGCCGTTTACGGTGCTGACCTACTTCACCGTGCTCGCCTTGTTCTTCCTCTACTGCTACCCGATTTCGCGCCTGACCCGGCGCATGGAGCGCGCGCATGTCGCTGCCTGA
- a CDS encoding branched-chain amino acid ABC transporter permease: MSTALDSTSERPVRATIARAHVPWPTWATPAVTLLVAYFVVPLVASDYWLDAILIPFLALSLAAVGLNLLTGYAGQLSVGSAAFMAVGAFAAYNFNLRVEGLPLPVSIVLAGLAATAIGVAFGLPSLRLRGFYLAVSTLAAQFFVQWALTKYGWFSNNNASGVIDAPPIVVAGFAFDTPALRYVFALTVVTILTALVWRLVQTPTGHHFIAVRDNEMAARVTGVPVLRTKLLAFAISSFVIGVAGVLWGFVYLRTVEPAGFNLDRSFQILFIVIIGGLATIRGAFLGAALVVVFPLLLSRFGAFVFGGRFDSGVLDLSQRIVIGALIVAFLIAEPQGLAALWQRVLRRISNVARAASRR; this comes from the coding sequence ATGTCGACTGCATTGGACTCCACTTCCGAGCGCCCTGTGCGCGCCACCATCGCGCGAGCCCACGTGCCCTGGCCCACCTGGGCAACGCCCGCCGTGACGCTGCTGGTGGCCTACTTCGTGGTGCCGCTGGTGGCATCGGACTACTGGCTGGACGCCATCCTCATTCCGTTCCTCGCGCTGTCGCTTGCAGCGGTGGGCCTGAACCTGTTGACCGGCTACGCAGGCCAGTTGTCAGTGGGCTCGGCCGCCTTCATGGCAGTGGGCGCGTTCGCCGCATACAACTTCAACCTGCGCGTTGAGGGCCTGCCGCTGCCGGTGAGCATCGTGCTCGCCGGGCTGGCCGCCACCGCCATCGGCGTGGCGTTCGGGTTGCCGAGCCTGCGGCTGCGCGGCTTCTACCTGGCCGTATCGACCCTCGCCGCACAGTTTTTCGTGCAGTGGGCACTGACCAAGTACGGCTGGTTCAGCAACAACAACGCATCGGGCGTGATCGACGCGCCGCCCATCGTGGTGGCGGGCTTCGCGTTCGATACGCCGGCGCTGCGCTACGTGTTTGCACTCACGGTCGTGACGATCCTCACGGCACTGGTCTGGCGACTCGTGCAAACGCCCACTGGCCACCATTTCATTGCCGTGCGTGACAACGAAATGGCGGCACGCGTCACCGGCGTGCCCGTGCTGCGGACCAAGCTGCTGGCGTTCGCCATCTCATCGTTCGTCATTGGCGTGGCAGGGGTGCTGTGGGGTTTCGTCTATCTGCGCACGGTGGAGCCCGCGGGCTTCAATCTCGATCGATCGTTCCAGATCCTGTTCATCGTCATCATCGGCGGCCTGGCGACCATCCGGGGCGCGTTTCTGGGTGCTGCGCTGGTGGTGGTGTTTCCGCTGCTGCTATCCCGCTTTGGCGCGTTCGTGTTCGGCGGCCGGTTCGACTCCGGCGTGCTGGACCTCAGCCAGCGCATCGTGATCGGTGCGCTCATCGTGGCCTTTCTGATTGCCGAGCCGCAGGGCCTTGCCGCTCTGTGGCAGCGGGTGCTGCGCCGGATAAGCAACGTCGCGCGTGCAGCTTCCAGGCGCTGA
- a CDS encoding ABC transporter ATP-binding protein, with protein sequence MGDSAVLLRVNGVEATYQNAIVALHNVNLTVQRGEVHALLGANGAGKSSTLKAISNLLVPERGQVTAGTIVFDGHDVARTTPAQLVRLGLVQVLEGRRCFPNLSIESNLVTGALGRSASRAETAADLERVYAIFPRLKARRRVAAGLTSGGEQQMAAIGRALMSRPRLLVLDEPSMGLAPLVVQDIFARLRQLNREDGLSILVAEQNSTVALQYADRTTVLEAGVTVLNDTAEALGQREDIQHFYFGRDVAHQAPALARAVHSSFPIVHDNRNGNLS encoded by the coding sequence ATGGGTGACTCCGCTGTGCTGCTGCGCGTCAACGGTGTGGAAGCGACGTACCAGAATGCCATCGTCGCCTTGCACAACGTGAACCTCACCGTCCAACGCGGTGAGGTGCACGCGCTGCTGGGGGCGAACGGTGCGGGCAAATCCAGCACGCTCAAGGCGATCTCGAACCTGCTGGTGCCCGAACGCGGCCAGGTGACTGCCGGCACGATCGTCTTCGACGGGCATGACGTCGCCCGCACCACGCCTGCGCAGCTCGTGCGCCTTGGGCTCGTTCAGGTGCTGGAGGGCCGGCGCTGCTTTCCGAACCTGTCCATCGAATCGAACCTCGTCACGGGTGCGCTGGGCCGCAGCGCATCGCGTGCAGAGACTGCTGCCGACCTGGAACGCGTGTACGCAATCTTCCCGCGCCTGAAAGCACGGCGCAGGGTCGCCGCCGGCCTCACGTCGGGCGGTGAGCAGCAGATGGCCGCCATTGGGCGCGCGCTGATGTCACGCCCGCGCCTGCTGGTGCTGGACGAGCCGTCGATGGGCCTCGCGCCCCTGGTCGTGCAGGACATCTTTGCGAGGCTGCGGCAGCTCAATCGTGAAGACGGGCTGTCGATCCTCGTGGCCGAACAGAACTCCACGGTGGCCCTCCAATACGCCGATCGCACCACGGTGCTGGAGGCGGGCGTCACCGTGCTCAATGACACGGCTGAGGCGTTGGGCCAGCGTGAGGACATCCAGCATTTCTACTTTGGCCGCGATGTTGCGCACCAAGCACCAGCCTTGGCGCGAGCGGTCCATTCGTCTTTCCCGATTGTTCATGACAACAGAAACGGCAATCTTTCCTGA
- a CDS encoding acyl-CoA dehydrogenase family protein: MTQPHAETLFGAPYETLAQKYRPVFQRIRETALQREHNRQLGVDAIQWLKQAGFGAVRVPAEYGGDGATLPQLFQLLIELADADSNIVQALRGHFAFVEDRLNAPRDAGNEVWLRRFVAGDLVGNAWTEVGDVAIGDVITRISKRDGRWVANGRKYYSTGSIFADWVDLYARLEDGTDVIAAVSSHQPGVTHHDDWNGFGQRTTGSGTSVYENAAVEDENIFPFSSRFKYQTAFYQLFHLATLAGIARAITREVAQQVRERKRIFSTGNASAVAQDVQVQQVVGEVSALAYAAEATAIRATFAAQRAYDARWAGDAAQERQANIEAELESAQGQVAISDLVLRASTQLFNALSASATASSKALDRHWRNARTVASHNPLIYKARIVGDWHINGTEPPYVWQIGAGPGAAATQPIAKAA, encoded by the coding sequence ATGACGCAGCCGCACGCCGAGACCTTGTTCGGCGCCCCCTACGAAACCCTTGCGCAGAAGTACCGCCCCGTCTTCCAGCGCATTCGCGAAACCGCCCTGCAGCGCGAGCACAACCGCCAGCTCGGCGTCGACGCCATCCAATGGCTGAAGCAGGCGGGCTTCGGCGCGGTGCGCGTGCCGGCCGAATATGGCGGCGACGGCGCCACGCTGCCCCAACTGTTCCAGCTGCTGATTGAGCTGGCCGACGCCGATTCAAACATCGTGCAGGCGCTGCGCGGGCATTTTGCCTTCGTGGAAGATCGCCTGAACGCACCGCGCGATGCGGGCAACGAAGTCTGGCTGCGGCGCTTCGTGGCCGGCGATCTGGTCGGCAACGCGTGGACGGAAGTCGGCGACGTGGCCATTGGCGATGTCATCACGCGCATCTCCAAACGGGACGGCCGCTGGGTTGCCAACGGGCGCAAGTACTACAGCACCGGAAGCATCTTTGCCGATTGGGTGGACCTGTATGCGCGCCTGGAAGACGGCACCGACGTGATCGCCGCCGTCAGCTCACATCAGCCGGGCGTGACGCACCACGACGACTGGAACGGCTTCGGCCAGCGCACCACCGGCAGCGGCACGTCGGTGTATGAGAACGCCGCCGTGGAAGACGAGAACATCTTCCCGTTCAGCAGCCGCTTCAAGTACCAGACGGCGTTCTACCAGCTGTTCCACCTCGCCACGCTGGCCGGCATTGCGCGCGCCATCACTCGCGAAGTTGCGCAGCAGGTGCGCGAGCGAAAACGCATCTTCAGCACCGGCAATGCCTCGGCGGTGGCGCAAGACGTCCAGGTGCAGCAGGTGGTTGGTGAGGTATCAGCATTGGCCTACGCAGCGGAGGCCACGGCCATTCGCGCCACGTTTGCCGCCCAGCGCGCCTACGATGCCCGCTGGGCCGGCGACGCTGCGCAGGAGCGCCAGGCCAACATCGAGGCGGAACTCGAATCCGCGCAAGGGCAGGTGGCGATCTCCGATCTGGTGTTGCGCGCATCCACGCAGTTGTTCAATGCGCTCAGCGCGTCGGCCACGGCGTCGAGCAAGGCGCTGGACCGTCACTGGCGCAACGCGCGCACGGTCGCTTCGCACAATCCGCTGATCTACAAGGCGCGCATCGTCGGCGACTGGCACATCAACGGCACCGAGCCACCGTACGTGTGGCAGATCGGTGCAGGGCCGGGTGCCGCGGCGACGCAGCCCATCGCGAAAGCAGCTTGA
- a CDS encoding acyltransferase family protein, giving the protein MNRSSSSLLSIQALRGFAALYVVVFHSGLALAHADVPALAWLTSHVIKRGHVGVDVFFVISGFIIAWVAVLGPKGPEPANEFLVKRAFRLAPPYWLMSVLYSTWFNPVSAGVLLTSLAFVPQANVDAPYFGYPPLYVGWSLNYEVFFYALCAVGLALFGRRALGLVALALFTTTIIVPFWHSGVVQGNPEALYHWASPLQAMAANPLVLEFLLGAGLAWLYAAHRHRLTPAVARVLMAIGVATFVISVVGPVPKFDLLARGLPAGALLFGMVAMEHCGELRMPRVAVWLGELSYALYLAHPAVIEATHRVVGRLAPEWIGTQLMVFAVNLALTLALAVLVHRYVELPSIALGRRAVEWMRSRRHAWRIRLSPQKP; this is encoded by the coding sequence GTGAATCGTTCTTCGTCTTCTCTACTCAGCATCCAGGCGCTGCGGGGTTTCGCTGCGCTGTATGTCGTGGTGTTCCATTCCGGACTCGCCCTGGCCCATGCCGACGTCCCTGCGCTTGCGTGGCTCACGTCCCATGTGATCAAGCGTGGACATGTCGGTGTGGACGTGTTCTTCGTCATCAGCGGCTTCATCATTGCATGGGTCGCGGTTCTCGGCCCCAAGGGACCTGAGCCGGCCAACGAGTTTCTCGTCAAGCGGGCGTTCAGGCTTGCGCCGCCCTACTGGCTGATGTCGGTGCTGTATTCCACGTGGTTCAACCCGGTGTCGGCCGGCGTACTGCTCACCTCGCTCGCGTTTGTGCCGCAGGCCAATGTCGATGCGCCGTACTTTGGATACCCGCCGCTGTATGTCGGCTGGTCGCTCAACTACGAAGTATTCTTCTACGCGCTGTGTGCGGTTGGGCTGGCGCTCTTTGGCCGGCGCGCGCTCGGGCTGGTGGCACTGGCGCTGTTCACGACGACGATCATCGTTCCGTTCTGGCACAGCGGCGTCGTGCAGGGCAACCCGGAAGCCTTGTACCACTGGGCCTCACCACTGCAGGCCATGGCAGCGAATCCGCTGGTGCTGGAGTTTTTGCTGGGCGCAGGGTTGGCATGGCTGTATGCGGCACATCGGCATCGCCTGACACCGGCCGTTGCGCGTGTCCTGATGGCAATTGGCGTGGCAACGTTCGTGATATCGGTCGTCGGCCCGGTCCCGAAGTTCGATCTGCTGGCGCGTGGGCTGCCCGCAGGCGCGTTGCTGTTCGGCATGGTGGCCATGGAGCACTGCGGCGAGCTGCGCATGCCCCGCGTCGCGGTGTGGCTGGGAGAGCTGTCGTATGCACTCTATCTCGCGCACCCGGCCGTGATCGAAGCCACGCATCGCGTGGTGGGCAGGCTCGCACCGGAATGGATCGGCACCCAGCTGATGGTGTTTGCCGTCAACCTGGCGCTTACGCTGGCGCTGGCCGTGCTGGTGCATCGTTATGTCGAATTGCCGTCAATCGCCCTAGGCCGCCGTGCCGTCGAGTGGATGCGCAGCCGCCGGCACGCCTGGCGCATCCGCCTGAGCCCACAAAAGCCTTGA
- a CDS encoding ABC transporter substrate-binding protein, whose amino-acid sequence MSLPRTIKMALLTGALALSGLTGLGVQAAHADEQFFPLQSYRVGPYAAGGTGFFGGFIDYLNLVNTRDGGVGGVKLTWEEGETQYEVERGVEVYERLKTHPGIATWNPLSVGIAYALLDRVTADKVPLLTINHGRTDTTDGRVFKYIFPLLLNPYSETSGIVNYIGSKEGGVDKLKGKKIVVLYHGSPYGKETIPIYELLAKKYGFTVQQIEVPHPGNEQQSQWLAIRRAKPDYVVLRGWGVMNPVALKTAQKTGFPADHIIGNVWSNSEEDVIPAGDAAKGYVAITTVAAGAQYPVIQQITKTLYDHGKGNLQDKKRIGSVYHNLGVLNGILNVEAIRIAQAKFGKRTLTGDEVRWGLENLKIDEARAAALGAKGLFHSINVTWDNHEGDGRVAFQQWDGTKWNVISDWIAPDWKLLRPIIEKSSLAYAKEKNIKVRTSIND is encoded by the coding sequence ATGTCTCTCCCCCGCACCATCAAGATGGCGCTGCTGACCGGCGCGCTGGCCCTTTCTGGCCTGACCGGTCTGGGCGTACAAGCCGCCCATGCGGATGAGCAGTTCTTTCCGCTGCAAAGCTACCGCGTCGGCCCATATGCGGCCGGCGGCACGGGGTTCTTTGGCGGCTTCATCGATTACCTGAACCTCGTCAACACGCGAGACGGCGGCGTGGGCGGCGTCAAGCTGACCTGGGAGGAAGGCGAAACGCAGTACGAAGTGGAGCGCGGTGTGGAGGTGTACGAACGCCTGAAGACGCACCCCGGCATCGCCACATGGAACCCGCTGTCGGTCGGCATTGCGTACGCGTTGCTCGACCGGGTGACAGCCGACAAGGTGCCGTTGCTGACCATCAACCACGGCCGCACCGATACGACGGACGGCCGCGTGTTCAAGTACATCTTCCCGCTGCTGCTCAACCCGTATAGCGAAACCTCGGGCATCGTCAACTACATCGGCAGCAAGGAAGGCGGTGTCGACAAGCTCAAGGGCAAGAAGATCGTCGTGCTCTATCACGGCTCGCCGTACGGCAAGGAGACGATCCCCATCTATGAACTGCTGGCAAAGAAATACGGCTTCACGGTGCAGCAGATCGAGGTGCCGCACCCGGGCAATGAACAACAGTCGCAGTGGCTTGCCATCCGCCGCGCCAAGCCCGATTACGTCGTGCTGCGCGGCTGGGGCGTGATGAACCCGGTGGCGCTCAAGACGGCACAGAAGACGGGCTTTCCGGCCGACCACATCATCGGCAACGTGTGGTCCAACTCCGAAGAAGACGTGATTCCGGCCGGCGATGCCGCCAAGGGCTACGTCGCTATCACGACGGTTGCGGCGGGTGCCCAGTATCCGGTGATCCAGCAGATCACCAAGACGCTGTATGACCACGGCAAGGGCAACCTGCAAGACAAGAAGCGCATCGGCAGCGTGTACCACAACCTCGGCGTGCTCAACGGCATCCTGAACGTGGAAGCCATCCGCATCGCGCAGGCCAAGTTCGGCAAGCGCACGCTGACGGGCGACGAAGTCCGCTGGGGCCTGGAGAACCTGAAGATTGACGAAGCCCGTGCCGCCGCGCTGGGCGCCAAGGGCCTGTTCCACTCCATCAACGTCACGTGGGACAACCATGAAGGGGATGGCCGCGTCGCCTTCCAGCAGTGGGATGGCACGAAATGGAACGTGATCTCCGACTGGATTGCGCCGGACTGGAAACTGCTGCGGCCGATTATCGAGAAATCGTCGCTGGCGTACGCCAAAGAGAAAAACATCAAGGTACGCACGAGCATCAACGATTGA
- a CDS encoding sigma-54 interaction domain-containing protein produces the protein MATFPVWPPPPGQEPAASTPEWIFEDPRSRALLDEVEQVAPSDAAVLISGETGTGKELIARYLHNRSARQGGPFVVVSCGAFSDTLVDAELFGHENGAFAGAFGTQVGWFEQANGGTIFLDEVNDLPLPVQNKLLRVLQEREIVRLGGRTPIPVDLRIVAATTVDLETLVREKRFRKDLYYRLNVVNLNVLTLKERPGDIVPLARYFINTYSKRLGHARATLTPAAERLLTQSPWHGNVRELENVIHRTLLLCDGNTIDAPELRLSSRSACAQAQTETDPPIACATASTTQPSVPYSTDEADLLCQAIQHLCNDSVGNVYQLVEDALFREVFRYCHYSQSDAARVLGVSRNVVRARLIRLGEVGAPRTSPFAAKPGTPAHEDVMGT, from the coding sequence ATGGCGACGTTCCCTGTATGGCCTCCGCCGCCTGGCCAGGAGCCGGCGGCCAGCACGCCAGAATGGATCTTCGAAGACCCGCGCTCCCGCGCCCTGCTCGATGAAGTCGAACAGGTGGCGCCCAGCGACGCGGCCGTGCTGATCTCTGGTGAAACCGGCACGGGCAAAGAGCTGATTGCCCGCTACCTGCACAACCGCAGCGCGCGGCAGGGAGGGCCTTTCGTGGTGGTGAGTTGCGGCGCCTTCTCCGACACGCTGGTCGATGCAGAACTCTTCGGCCACGAAAACGGTGCGTTCGCCGGCGCATTCGGCACGCAGGTCGGGTGGTTCGAGCAGGCCAACGGCGGGACGATCTTCCTCGACGAGGTCAACGACCTGCCCTTGCCTGTGCAGAACAAGCTGCTGCGCGTGCTGCAGGAGCGCGAAATCGTGCGCCTGGGCGGGCGCACGCCCATTCCGGTCGATCTCCGGATCGTCGCGGCCACCACCGTCGACCTGGAAACGCTGGTCCGGGAGAAGCGCTTTCGCAAAGATCTTTACTACCGGCTGAATGTCGTCAATCTCAACGTCCTCACGCTGAAGGAGCGTCCGGGCGACATCGTTCCGCTGGCACGCTACTTCATCAACACCTACAGCAAGCGACTCGGCCACGCGCGCGCCACACTCACACCGGCAGCCGAACGCCTGCTGACACAAAGCCCCTGGCACGGCAACGTGCGCGAACTTGAAAACGTCATTCATCGGACGCTTCTGCTGTGCGATGGAAACACCATCGATGCGCCCGAGCTGAGGCTGTCGAGCCGCTCTGCCTGTGCGCAAGCTCAGACCGAGACCGACCCACCCATTGCTTGCGCGACCGCGTCGACCACGCAACCTTCTGTGCCGTACAGCACAGACGAAGCTGACCTGCTATGCCAAGCGATCCAGCACCTCTGTAACGACAGCGTGGGGAATGTCTATCAACTGGTGGAAGATGCGCTGTTCCGGGAGGTTTTTCGGTACTGCCACTACAGTCAAAGCGACGCCGCACGCGTGCTGGGTGTAAGCCGCAACGTGGTGCGGGCCCGGCTGATTCGCCTGGGCGAGGTTGGCGCGCCGCGCACGTCACCTTTTGCCGCCAAGCCCGGGACACCGGCACACGAAGACGTGATGGGCACGTAG
- a CDS encoding amino acid ABC transporter permease, with protein MTDDLLTRAIALVRHAGLDYGFLAEAYERHALLQGAKVSLLVMLSTVVLSLVFGVGLARLLVSPHKRVRWLAQGFIELTRNTPTLVQLCCAFLVVNTLITQTLSQWQLTNPLTPFFWAVTLLSLHKAAFHAEALRAGIEAVPPAMLEAATSLGFSARERLWRVQLPLALRAAWPSLMNNTVELVKASSLASAIAVGDLTYSALMIWTQRDNVLECMVLLLLFYGVVTYAVHALGVWIEGRLRMPGYGATGHTTLGGAAHA; from the coding sequence TTGACTGACGATCTGCTCACGCGGGCGATTGCGCTGGTGCGCCACGCCGGCCTCGACTACGGCTTTCTGGCCGAGGCGTATGAGCGCCATGCGCTGCTGCAAGGCGCGAAGGTTTCGCTGCTGGTGATGCTGAGCACCGTGGTGTTGAGCCTGGTCTTTGGTGTCGGGCTTGCACGGCTGCTGGTGTCGCCGCACAAGCGCGTGAGATGGCTCGCTCAGGGCTTTATCGAACTGACGCGCAACACGCCCACGCTCGTGCAGTTGTGCTGCGCGTTCCTCGTCGTCAACACGCTCATCACGCAAACGCTGTCGCAGTGGCAGCTGACCAACCCGCTCACACCGTTCTTCTGGGCGGTGACATTGCTCTCCCTGCACAAGGCGGCTTTTCATGCAGAAGCCCTGCGTGCCGGCATTGAAGCCGTGCCACCCGCCATGCTGGAAGCTGCAACCTCGCTCGGCTTCAGCGCACGCGAGCGCCTGTGGCGCGTGCAACTGCCGCTGGCACTTCGCGCTGCATGGCCCTCGCTAATGAACAACACCGTCGAGCTGGTCAAGGCATCGTCGCTGGCATCCGCCATTGCGGTGGGCGACCTCACGTATAGCGCGCTGATGATCTGGACACAGCGCGACAACGTGCTCGAATGCATGGTGCTGTTGCTGCTGTTCTACGGCGTGGTGACCTATGCAGTGCATGCGCTGGGCGTGTGGATCGAAGGCCGGTTGCGGATGCCGGGGTACGGTGCCACCGGCCACACCACACTGGGGGGCGCCGCGCATGCCTGA
- a CDS encoding transporter substrate-binding domain-containing protein — protein MSIPSSSSRRSAFASIALAAAAALTATVAHADATLDKIQQRKKIVVGVVLSGGPFGSIDPVTQRGTGFNVDLAQALGRGLGVEVETVQVQPSNRVQFLQQGRVDVLVAAMELNPERAELLAHVPTPYYRVGGVALVAQDSPVHQWSDLKGKDVCLSQGSSYAKPLAADIGATPKGFKSPAESLLALRGNNCAAAVHDATLLQPLPRSNPEWKDYRIVGPDLIPSPTVIWARKGENDTVAALDRIVQGWHRTGWLIETEKKNGILPPSPALVEWHDKLKATRG, from the coding sequence ATGTCCATCCCTTCTTCCTCGTCCCGCCGATCTGCCTTCGCCTCCATCGCGTTGGCCGCGGCCGCCGCGCTCACAGCAACGGTGGCCCATGCCGATGCCACGCTCGACAAGATCCAGCAGCGCAAGAAGATTGTGGTTGGCGTGGTGCTCTCGGGTGGACCTTTCGGCTCCATCGACCCCGTCACGCAACGCGGCACGGGCTTCAACGTCGACCTTGCACAGGCACTCGGGCGCGGCCTTGGCGTAGAAGTGGAGACGGTGCAGGTACAACCTTCCAACCGCGTGCAGTTTCTGCAGCAGGGGCGTGTTGACGTCCTGGTTGCGGCGATGGAACTGAATCCCGAACGCGCGGAGCTGCTCGCACATGTGCCGACGCCCTACTATCGCGTGGGCGGCGTCGCGCTGGTCGCGCAGGACAGCCCGGTGCACCAATGGAGCGACTTGAAAGGCAAGGACGTCTGCCTGTCGCAAGGCAGCAGCTATGCCAAGCCGCTGGCAGCTGACATCGGCGCGACGCCCAAGGGCTTCAAGAGCCCGGCCGAATCCCTGCTGGCCCTGCGCGGCAACAACTGCGCCGCCGCCGTGCACGACGCCACGCTGTTGCAGCCGCTGCCGCGCAGCAACCCCGAATGGAAGGACTACCGCATCGTCGGCCCCGACCTCATCCCTTCGCCCACCGTCATCTGGGCGCGCAAGGGCGAGAACGACACCGTGGCCGCACTCGACCGTATCGTGCAGGGCTGGCACCGCACCGGCTGGCTGATCGAAACGGAAAAGAAGAACGGCATCCTGCCGCCTTCGCCCGCGCTGGTCGAATGGCATGACAAGCTGAAGGCCACGCGCGGCTGA